One window of the Xenopus tropicalis strain Nigerian chromosome 10, UCB_Xtro_10.0, whole genome shotgun sequence genome contains the following:
- the cdh26 gene encoding cadherin-like protein 26 isoform X6 — protein MNCSSAVPRIVGSRTFLSGGSLSAAMRLLCLLPLLLLPMVMNTWGKQYKRGLSGQQSKRSLEAREHLKPLRRSKRRWILSTIVLEENEPGPYPKFAGDLFNDRAENLSIKYLISGPGVDEFPEKGLFSVNDVNGKVFVHRPIDREKTPLFVVRFDAAERETGQIVDKSLIFNVEIKDKNDNAPEFTKKDYNISVRESFNLENPLVQVLAIDNDKEDTPNSDVTYSVVSQSPSINDLSFHIDPKNGLLRGKGCLSYEKADQIRVTVRASDNGIVKLSATTTVSINIVDGNNHLPVFPASDYQISIKEDTVMRDVLRVKVIDNDTPQTPAWRAKYKIISGNEKGNYNLTTDPVTNEGILSVQKPLDFEGTPFKKVVITAENEEPLFSCQNSKVKINSSPVLGNVTINIQVLDNNDAPVFKPQNVALREKEGVKPGTVLLKLNATDPDRVPNNIRFYVANDPAGWVTVDEKTGVITTKKELDRESPYVNKTLYAFVIHGVDDGDPPQTGSTTVSLLLADVNDNTPFLLSPYMEACEQLQASSAPGPRSFSVHAHDKDLDPYSGPFQFELADNSPDTTDNWKIGRTNPDDSVELVMLRNLPKGNYSVPLNVYDRQGTLEAQTLHIRICSCPDGQTCEKPQPPQYLLGPGAIGIIFLALLLFLVGFCFLFSAFCINGRNKGLGLNEEGNQTLIQYNEEGGGSITKDTAIRTLSGATPRAQYEFWQVDGVAGSAAKQHVQNPSWNRSLGSQSQAGNSSIKMNGKYLQSGYLKSKPLGSFIDSVGEMVTQNGKYLQSGYLKSKPLGSFIDSVGEMVTQRLQGLDNYPEIPTYKPRVYAYEGELERIDSLGSFSIAESELDWGFLDDLDPKFAKLEEICRQPL, from the exons GTAATGAACACGTGGGGGAAGCAATACAAGCGAGGCCTCAGTGGGCAACAGAGCAAAAGG AGCCTAGAAGCAAGGGAGCACCTCAAACCCCTCCGACGTTCAAAGAGAAGATGGATCCTCAGTACCATTGTGTTGGAGGAGAATGAACCTGGGCCGTACCCGAAATTTGCCGGAGAT CTCTTTAACGATCGGGCAGAAAACCTCTCCATAAAGTACCTGATCAGCGGCCCCGGGGTGGACGAGTTCCCGGAGAAAGGCCTGTTCTCTGTCAACGACGTCAACGGCAAAGTGTTTGTTCACCGGCCGATTGATCGAGAAAAAACTCCTCTGTTTGTG GTGCGCTTTGATGCTGCCGAGAGGGAAACCGGACAGATAGTGGATAAATCTCTAATTTTTAATGTGGAAATTAAGGATAAAAATGACAATGCACCAGAATTTACCAAAAAGGACTATAACATCTCTGTACGGGAATCCTTTAACCTCG AGAACCCCCTTGTGCAGGTTTTGGCCATTGACAATGACAAGGAGGACACCCCAAATTCTGATGTGACCTATTCTGTGGTCTCCCAGTCCCCTTCGATTAATGATCTCTCGTTCCATATTGACCCTAAGAACGGGCTGCTCCGAGGGAAGGGGTGCCTAAGTTATGAG AAAGCCGATCAGATTAGGGTCACGGTGCGTGCGAGTGATAATGGAATCGTGAAGTTATCGGCCACCACTACGGTCAGCATTAATATAGTGGATGGGAACAACCACCTCCCTGTGTTCCCCGCGTCCGAT TACCAAATCTCCATCAAAGAGGACACAGTAATGAGGGACGTCCTGCGGGTAAAAGTGATTGACAATGACACCCCACAAACGCCGGCTTGGAGAGCGAAGTACAAGATCATCTCCGGAAATGAAAAGGGAAATTATAATCTGACCACCGACCCAGTGACGAATGAGGGGATACTCAGTGTCCAGAAG CCTCTGGATTTCGAGGGGACCCCGTTCAAAAAAGTGGTGATCACCGCCGAGAACGAGGAGCCGCTGTTTTCCTGCCAAAACTCCAAAGTGAAGATCAACTCGTCGCCGGTGTTGGGCAACGTCACCATCAACATCCAAGTGTTGGACAACAACGACGCCCCCGTCTTCAAGCCCCAGAATGTGGCCCTTAGGGAGAAGGAAGGGGTGAAGCCTGGGACTGTCCTACTGAAGCTCAATGCCACCGACCCGGACAGGGTGCCCAACAACATCAG GTTCTACGTAGCGAACGACCCAGCGGGTTGGGTGACAGTTGATGAAAAAACTGGAGTCATAACAACTAAGAAAGAACTTGACCGAGAATCCCCTTATGTTAATAAAACCCTGTATGCTTTTGTGATTCACGGGGTAGATGATG GAGACCCCCCCCAGACAGGCAGCACGACTGTCTCGCTCTTATTAGCAGACGTCAATGACAACACCCCGTTCCTGCTCTCCCCGTACATGGAAGCATGTGAGCAGCTCCAGGCCTCCTCCGCTCCAGGCCCCCGGTCCTTCTCTGTTCACGCCCACGACAAGGACTTGGACCCGTACTCTGGGCCTTTTCAGTTTGAACTGGCGGATAATTCCCCAGATACAACGGATAACTGGAAAATCGGGAGAACCAATCCGG ATGATTCTGTTGAGCTGGTAATGCTTAGAAACCTCCCAAAGGGCAACTACTCCGTGCCCCTCAATGTATACGACCGGCAGGGCACTTTGGAGGCGCAGACCCTCCATATCCGCATTTGCTCCTGCCCCGACGGGCAAACGTGCGAGAAGCCGCAGCCGCCACAGTATCTCCTGGGCCCGGGGGCCATTGGCATTATATTTCTGGCTCTGCTGCTCTTCCTGG TTGGATTCTGCTTCTTGTTCTCCGCTTTCTGCATCAACGGAAGAAACAAAGGCCTGGGGCTGAACGAAGAGGGCAATCAGACGCTCATCCAGTACAACGAGGAAGGCGGCGGCTCCATAACCAAG GACACAGCTATACGTACCCTGTCAGGGGCAACACCGAGGGCACAGTATGAATTCTGGCAAGTG GATGGAGTTGCTGGTTCTGCTGCGAAGCAACATGTGCAAAACCCAAGTTGGAATCGG AGCCtgggcagccaatcacaggcaGGGAATAGCAGTATCAAGATG AATGGCAAATACCTCCAGTCTGGGTACCTGAAGAGCAAGCCACTGGGCTCCTTCATAGACAGCGTTGGAGAAATGGTGACTCAA AATGGCAAATACCTCCAGTCTGGGTACCTGAAGAGCAAGCCACTGGGCTCCTTCATAGACAGCGTTGGAGAAATGGTGACTCAA CGGCTGCAGGGATTGGATAACTACCCTGAGATCCCAACATACAAGCCCCGCGTTTATGCCTACGAGGGGGAGCTGGAAAGGATCGACTCGCTGGGATCCTTCTCCATCGCAGAGAGTGAGCTCGActgggggtttctggatgatTTGGACCCAAAGTTTGCGAAACTGGAAGAGATTTGCCGACAGCCCCTCTAA
- the cdh26 gene encoding cadherin-like protein 26 isoform X5: MNCSSAVPRIVGSRTFLSGGSLSAAMRLLCLLPLLLLPMVMNTWGKQYKRGLSGQQSKRSLEAREHLKPLRRSKRRWILSTIVLEENEPGPYPKFAGDLFNDRAENLSIKYLISGPGVDEFPEKGLFSVNDVNGKVFVHRPIDREKTPLFVVRFDAAERETGQIVDKSLIFNVEIKDKNDNAPEFTKKDYNISVRESFNLENPLVQVLAIDNDKEDTPNSDVTYSVVSQSPSINDLSFHIDPKNGLLRGKGCLSYEKADQIRVTVRASDNGIVKLSATTTVSINIVDGNNHLPVFPASDYQISIKEDTVMRDVLRVKVIDNDTPQTPAWRAKYKIISGNEKGNYNLTTDPVTNEGILSVQKPLDFEGTPFKKVVITAENEEPLFSCQNSKVKINSSPVLGNVTINIQVLDNNDAPVFKPQNVALREKEGVKPGTVLLKLNATDPDRVPNNIRFYVANDPAGWVTVDEKTGVITTKKELDRESPYVNKTLYAFVIHGVDDGDPPQTGSTTVSLLLADVNDNTPFLLSPYMEACEQLQASSAPGPRSFSVHAHDKDLDPYSGPFQFELADNSPDTTDNWKIGRTNPDDSVELVMLRNLPKGNYSVPLNVYDRQGTLEAQTLHIRICSCPDGQTCEKPQPPQYLLGPGAIGIIFLALLLFLVGFCFLFSAFCINGRNKGLGLNEEGNQTLIQYNEEGGGSITKAAPVLLTSNGNLDLGSKDTAIRTLSGATPRAQYEFWQVDGVAGSAAKQHVQNPSWNREGLSSIHSAQSNMWKRSLGSQSQAGNSSIKMNGKYLQSGYLKSKPLGSFIDSVGEMVTQRLQGLDNYPEIPTYKPRVYAYEGELERIDSLGSFSIAESELDWGFLDDLDPKFAKLEEICRQPL; this comes from the exons GTAATGAACACGTGGGGGAAGCAATACAAGCGAGGCCTCAGTGGGCAACAGAGCAAAAGG AGCCTAGAAGCAAGGGAGCACCTCAAACCCCTCCGACGTTCAAAGAGAAGATGGATCCTCAGTACCATTGTGTTGGAGGAGAATGAACCTGGGCCGTACCCGAAATTTGCCGGAGAT CTCTTTAACGATCGGGCAGAAAACCTCTCCATAAAGTACCTGATCAGCGGCCCCGGGGTGGACGAGTTCCCGGAGAAAGGCCTGTTCTCTGTCAACGACGTCAACGGCAAAGTGTTTGTTCACCGGCCGATTGATCGAGAAAAAACTCCTCTGTTTGTG GTGCGCTTTGATGCTGCCGAGAGGGAAACCGGACAGATAGTGGATAAATCTCTAATTTTTAATGTGGAAATTAAGGATAAAAATGACAATGCACCAGAATTTACCAAAAAGGACTATAACATCTCTGTACGGGAATCCTTTAACCTCG AGAACCCCCTTGTGCAGGTTTTGGCCATTGACAATGACAAGGAGGACACCCCAAATTCTGATGTGACCTATTCTGTGGTCTCCCAGTCCCCTTCGATTAATGATCTCTCGTTCCATATTGACCCTAAGAACGGGCTGCTCCGAGGGAAGGGGTGCCTAAGTTATGAG AAAGCCGATCAGATTAGGGTCACGGTGCGTGCGAGTGATAATGGAATCGTGAAGTTATCGGCCACCACTACGGTCAGCATTAATATAGTGGATGGGAACAACCACCTCCCTGTGTTCCCCGCGTCCGAT TACCAAATCTCCATCAAAGAGGACACAGTAATGAGGGACGTCCTGCGGGTAAAAGTGATTGACAATGACACCCCACAAACGCCGGCTTGGAGAGCGAAGTACAAGATCATCTCCGGAAATGAAAAGGGAAATTATAATCTGACCACCGACCCAGTGACGAATGAGGGGATACTCAGTGTCCAGAAG CCTCTGGATTTCGAGGGGACCCCGTTCAAAAAAGTGGTGATCACCGCCGAGAACGAGGAGCCGCTGTTTTCCTGCCAAAACTCCAAAGTGAAGATCAACTCGTCGCCGGTGTTGGGCAACGTCACCATCAACATCCAAGTGTTGGACAACAACGACGCCCCCGTCTTCAAGCCCCAGAATGTGGCCCTTAGGGAGAAGGAAGGGGTGAAGCCTGGGACTGTCCTACTGAAGCTCAATGCCACCGACCCGGACAGGGTGCCCAACAACATCAG GTTCTACGTAGCGAACGACCCAGCGGGTTGGGTGACAGTTGATGAAAAAACTGGAGTCATAACAACTAAGAAAGAACTTGACCGAGAATCCCCTTATGTTAATAAAACCCTGTATGCTTTTGTGATTCACGGGGTAGATGATG GAGACCCCCCCCAGACAGGCAGCACGACTGTCTCGCTCTTATTAGCAGACGTCAATGACAACACCCCGTTCCTGCTCTCCCCGTACATGGAAGCATGTGAGCAGCTCCAGGCCTCCTCCGCTCCAGGCCCCCGGTCCTTCTCTGTTCACGCCCACGACAAGGACTTGGACCCGTACTCTGGGCCTTTTCAGTTTGAACTGGCGGATAATTCCCCAGATACAACGGATAACTGGAAAATCGGGAGAACCAATCCGG ATGATTCTGTTGAGCTGGTAATGCTTAGAAACCTCCCAAAGGGCAACTACTCCGTGCCCCTCAATGTATACGACCGGCAGGGCACTTTGGAGGCGCAGACCCTCCATATCCGCATTTGCTCCTGCCCCGACGGGCAAACGTGCGAGAAGCCGCAGCCGCCACAGTATCTCCTGGGCCCGGGGGCCATTGGCATTATATTTCTGGCTCTGCTGCTCTTCCTGG TTGGATTCTGCTTCTTGTTCTCCGCTTTCTGCATCAACGGAAGAAACAAAGGCCTGGGGCTGAACGAAGAGGGCAATCAGACGCTCATCCAGTACAACGAGGAAGGCGGCGGCTCCATAACCAAG GCTGCCCCGGTCCTGCTCACTAGTAACGGGAACCTGGATTTGGGCTCCAAG GACACAGCTATACGTACCCTGTCAGGGGCAACACCGAGGGCACAGTATGAATTCTGGCAAGTG GATGGAGTTGCTGGTTCTGCTGCGAAGCAACATGTGCAAAACCCAAGTTGGAATCGG GAAGGCCTCTCCAGCATTCATAGCGCTCAAAGCAACATGTGGAAAAGG AGCCtgggcagccaatcacaggcaGGGAATAGCAGTATCAAGATG AATGGCAAATACCTCCAGTCTGGGTACCTGAAGAGCAAGCCACTGGGCTCCTTCATAGACAGCGTTGGAGAAATGGTGACTCAA CGGCTGCAGGGATTGGATAACTACCCTGAGATCCCAACATACAAGCCCCGCGTTTATGCCTACGAGGGGGAGCTGGAAAGGATCGACTCGCTGGGATCCTTCTCCATCGCAGAGAGTGAGCTCGActgggggtttctggatgatTTGGACCCAAAGTTTGCGAAACTGGAAGAGATTTGCCGACAGCCCCTCTAA
- the cdh26 gene encoding cadherin-like protein 26 isoform X2, with protein MNCSSAVPRIVGSRTFLSGGSLSAAMRLLCLLPLLLLPMVMNTWGKQYKRGLSGQQSKRSLEAREHLKPLRRSKRRWILSTIVLEENEPGPYPKFAGDLFNDRAENLSIKYLISGPGVDEFPEKGLFSVNDVNGKVFVHRPIDREKTPLFVVRFDAAERETGQIVDKSLIFNVEIKDKNDNAPEFTKKDYNISVRESFNLENPLVQVLAIDNDKEDTPNSDVTYSVVSQSPSINDLSFHIDPKNGLLRGKGCLSYEKADQIRVTVRASDNGIVKLSATTTVSINIVDGNNHLPVFPASDYQISIKEDTVMRDVLRVKVIDNDTPQTPAWRAKYKIISGNEKGNYNLTTDPVTNEGILSVQKPLDFEGTPFKKVVITAENEEPLFSCQNSKVKINSSPVLGNVTINIQVLDNNDAPVFKPQNVALREKEGVKPGTVLLKLNATDPDRVPNNIRFYVANDPAGWVTVDEKTGVITTKKELDRESPYVNKTLYAFVIHGVDDGDPPQTGSTTVSLLLADVNDNTPFLLSPYMEACEQLQASSAPGPRSFSVHAHDKDLDPYSGPFQFELADNSPDTTDNWKIGRTNPDDSVELVMLRNLPKGNYSVPLNVYDRQGTLEAQTLHIRICSCPDGQTCEKPQPPQYLLGPGAIGIIFLALLLFLVGFCFLFSAFCINGRNKGLGLNEEGNQTLIQYNEEGGGSITKAAPVLLTSNGNLDLGSKDTAIRTLSGATPRAQYEFWQVDGVAGSAAKQHVQNPSWNRSLGSQSQAGNSSIKMNGKYLQSGYLKSKPLGSFIDSVGEMVTQNGKYLQSGYLKSKPLGSFIDSVGEMVTQRLQGLDNYPEIPTYKPRVYAYEGELERIDSLGSFSIAESELDWGFLDDLDPKFAKLEEICRQPL; from the exons GTAATGAACACGTGGGGGAAGCAATACAAGCGAGGCCTCAGTGGGCAACAGAGCAAAAGG AGCCTAGAAGCAAGGGAGCACCTCAAACCCCTCCGACGTTCAAAGAGAAGATGGATCCTCAGTACCATTGTGTTGGAGGAGAATGAACCTGGGCCGTACCCGAAATTTGCCGGAGAT CTCTTTAACGATCGGGCAGAAAACCTCTCCATAAAGTACCTGATCAGCGGCCCCGGGGTGGACGAGTTCCCGGAGAAAGGCCTGTTCTCTGTCAACGACGTCAACGGCAAAGTGTTTGTTCACCGGCCGATTGATCGAGAAAAAACTCCTCTGTTTGTG GTGCGCTTTGATGCTGCCGAGAGGGAAACCGGACAGATAGTGGATAAATCTCTAATTTTTAATGTGGAAATTAAGGATAAAAATGACAATGCACCAGAATTTACCAAAAAGGACTATAACATCTCTGTACGGGAATCCTTTAACCTCG AGAACCCCCTTGTGCAGGTTTTGGCCATTGACAATGACAAGGAGGACACCCCAAATTCTGATGTGACCTATTCTGTGGTCTCCCAGTCCCCTTCGATTAATGATCTCTCGTTCCATATTGACCCTAAGAACGGGCTGCTCCGAGGGAAGGGGTGCCTAAGTTATGAG AAAGCCGATCAGATTAGGGTCACGGTGCGTGCGAGTGATAATGGAATCGTGAAGTTATCGGCCACCACTACGGTCAGCATTAATATAGTGGATGGGAACAACCACCTCCCTGTGTTCCCCGCGTCCGAT TACCAAATCTCCATCAAAGAGGACACAGTAATGAGGGACGTCCTGCGGGTAAAAGTGATTGACAATGACACCCCACAAACGCCGGCTTGGAGAGCGAAGTACAAGATCATCTCCGGAAATGAAAAGGGAAATTATAATCTGACCACCGACCCAGTGACGAATGAGGGGATACTCAGTGTCCAGAAG CCTCTGGATTTCGAGGGGACCCCGTTCAAAAAAGTGGTGATCACCGCCGAGAACGAGGAGCCGCTGTTTTCCTGCCAAAACTCCAAAGTGAAGATCAACTCGTCGCCGGTGTTGGGCAACGTCACCATCAACATCCAAGTGTTGGACAACAACGACGCCCCCGTCTTCAAGCCCCAGAATGTGGCCCTTAGGGAGAAGGAAGGGGTGAAGCCTGGGACTGTCCTACTGAAGCTCAATGCCACCGACCCGGACAGGGTGCCCAACAACATCAG GTTCTACGTAGCGAACGACCCAGCGGGTTGGGTGACAGTTGATGAAAAAACTGGAGTCATAACAACTAAGAAAGAACTTGACCGAGAATCCCCTTATGTTAATAAAACCCTGTATGCTTTTGTGATTCACGGGGTAGATGATG GAGACCCCCCCCAGACAGGCAGCACGACTGTCTCGCTCTTATTAGCAGACGTCAATGACAACACCCCGTTCCTGCTCTCCCCGTACATGGAAGCATGTGAGCAGCTCCAGGCCTCCTCCGCTCCAGGCCCCCGGTCCTTCTCTGTTCACGCCCACGACAAGGACTTGGACCCGTACTCTGGGCCTTTTCAGTTTGAACTGGCGGATAATTCCCCAGATACAACGGATAACTGGAAAATCGGGAGAACCAATCCGG ATGATTCTGTTGAGCTGGTAATGCTTAGAAACCTCCCAAAGGGCAACTACTCCGTGCCCCTCAATGTATACGACCGGCAGGGCACTTTGGAGGCGCAGACCCTCCATATCCGCATTTGCTCCTGCCCCGACGGGCAAACGTGCGAGAAGCCGCAGCCGCCACAGTATCTCCTGGGCCCGGGGGCCATTGGCATTATATTTCTGGCTCTGCTGCTCTTCCTGG TTGGATTCTGCTTCTTGTTCTCCGCTTTCTGCATCAACGGAAGAAACAAAGGCCTGGGGCTGAACGAAGAGGGCAATCAGACGCTCATCCAGTACAACGAGGAAGGCGGCGGCTCCATAACCAAG GCTGCCCCGGTCCTGCTCACTAGTAACGGGAACCTGGATTTGGGCTCCAAG GACACAGCTATACGTACCCTGTCAGGGGCAACACCGAGGGCACAGTATGAATTCTGGCAAGTG GATGGAGTTGCTGGTTCTGCTGCGAAGCAACATGTGCAAAACCCAAGTTGGAATCGG AGCCtgggcagccaatcacaggcaGGGAATAGCAGTATCAAGATG AATGGCAAATACCTCCAGTCTGGGTACCTGAAGAGCAAGCCACTGGGCTCCTTCATAGACAGCGTTGGAGAAATGGTGACTCAA AATGGCAAATACCTCCAGTCTGGGTACCTGAAGAGCAAGCCACTGGGCTCCTTCATAGACAGCGTTGGAGAAATGGTGACTCAA CGGCTGCAGGGATTGGATAACTACCCTGAGATCCCAACATACAAGCCCCGCGTTTATGCCTACGAGGGGGAGCTGGAAAGGATCGACTCGCTGGGATCCTTCTCCATCGCAGAGAGTGAGCTCGActgggggtttctggatgatTTGGACCCAAAGTTTGCGAAACTGGAAGAGATTTGCCGACAGCCCCTCTAA
- the cdh26 gene encoding cadherin-like protein 26 isoform X3 produces the protein MNCSSAVPRIVGSRTFLSGGSLSAAMRLLCLLPLLLLPMVMNTWGKQYKRGLSGQQSKRSLEAREHLKPLRRSKRRWILSTIVLEENEPGPYPKFAGDLFNDRAENLSIKYLISGPGVDEFPEKGLFSVNDVNGKVFVHRPIDREKTPLFVVRFDAAERETGQIVDKSLIFNVEIKDKNDNAPEFTKKDYNISVRESFNLENPLVQVLAIDNDKEDTPNSDVTYSVVSQSPSINDLSFHIDPKNGLLRGKGCLSYEKADQIRVTVRASDNGIVKLSATTTVSINIVDGNNHLPVFPASDYQISIKEDTVMRDVLRVKVIDNDTPQTPAWRAKYKIISGNEKGNYNLTTDPVTNEGILSVQKPLDFEGTPFKKVVITAENEEPLFSCQNSKVKINSSPVLGNVTINIQVLDNNDAPVFKPQNVALREKEGVKPGTVLLKLNATDPDRVPNNIRFYVANDPAGWVTVDEKTGVITTKKELDRESPYVNKTLYAFVIHGVDDGDPPQTGSTTVSLLLADVNDNTPFLLSPYMEACEQLQASSAPGPRSFSVHAHDKDLDPYSGPFQFELADNSPDTTDNWKIGRTNPDDSVELVMLRNLPKGNYSVPLNVYDRQGTLEAQTLHIRICSCPDGQTCEKPQPPQYLLGPGAIGIIFLALLLFLVGFCFLFSAFCINGRNKGLGLNEEGNQTLIQYNEEGGGSITKDTAIRTLSGATPRAQYEFWQVDGVAGSAAKQHVQNPSWNREGLSSIHSAQSNMWKRSLGSQSQAGNSSIKMNGKYLQSGYLKSKPLGSFIDSVGEMVTQNGKYLQSGYLKSKPLGSFIDSVGEMVTQRLQGLDNYPEIPTYKPRVYAYEGELERIDSLGSFSIAESELDWGFLDDLDPKFAKLEEICRQPL, from the exons GTAATGAACACGTGGGGGAAGCAATACAAGCGAGGCCTCAGTGGGCAACAGAGCAAAAGG AGCCTAGAAGCAAGGGAGCACCTCAAACCCCTCCGACGTTCAAAGAGAAGATGGATCCTCAGTACCATTGTGTTGGAGGAGAATGAACCTGGGCCGTACCCGAAATTTGCCGGAGAT CTCTTTAACGATCGGGCAGAAAACCTCTCCATAAAGTACCTGATCAGCGGCCCCGGGGTGGACGAGTTCCCGGAGAAAGGCCTGTTCTCTGTCAACGACGTCAACGGCAAAGTGTTTGTTCACCGGCCGATTGATCGAGAAAAAACTCCTCTGTTTGTG GTGCGCTTTGATGCTGCCGAGAGGGAAACCGGACAGATAGTGGATAAATCTCTAATTTTTAATGTGGAAATTAAGGATAAAAATGACAATGCACCAGAATTTACCAAAAAGGACTATAACATCTCTGTACGGGAATCCTTTAACCTCG AGAACCCCCTTGTGCAGGTTTTGGCCATTGACAATGACAAGGAGGACACCCCAAATTCTGATGTGACCTATTCTGTGGTCTCCCAGTCCCCTTCGATTAATGATCTCTCGTTCCATATTGACCCTAAGAACGGGCTGCTCCGAGGGAAGGGGTGCCTAAGTTATGAG AAAGCCGATCAGATTAGGGTCACGGTGCGTGCGAGTGATAATGGAATCGTGAAGTTATCGGCCACCACTACGGTCAGCATTAATATAGTGGATGGGAACAACCACCTCCCTGTGTTCCCCGCGTCCGAT TACCAAATCTCCATCAAAGAGGACACAGTAATGAGGGACGTCCTGCGGGTAAAAGTGATTGACAATGACACCCCACAAACGCCGGCTTGGAGAGCGAAGTACAAGATCATCTCCGGAAATGAAAAGGGAAATTATAATCTGACCACCGACCCAGTGACGAATGAGGGGATACTCAGTGTCCAGAAG CCTCTGGATTTCGAGGGGACCCCGTTCAAAAAAGTGGTGATCACCGCCGAGAACGAGGAGCCGCTGTTTTCCTGCCAAAACTCCAAAGTGAAGATCAACTCGTCGCCGGTGTTGGGCAACGTCACCATCAACATCCAAGTGTTGGACAACAACGACGCCCCCGTCTTCAAGCCCCAGAATGTGGCCCTTAGGGAGAAGGAAGGGGTGAAGCCTGGGACTGTCCTACTGAAGCTCAATGCCACCGACCCGGACAGGGTGCCCAACAACATCAG GTTCTACGTAGCGAACGACCCAGCGGGTTGGGTGACAGTTGATGAAAAAACTGGAGTCATAACAACTAAGAAAGAACTTGACCGAGAATCCCCTTATGTTAATAAAACCCTGTATGCTTTTGTGATTCACGGGGTAGATGATG GAGACCCCCCCCAGACAGGCAGCACGACTGTCTCGCTCTTATTAGCAGACGTCAATGACAACACCCCGTTCCTGCTCTCCCCGTACATGGAAGCATGTGAGCAGCTCCAGGCCTCCTCCGCTCCAGGCCCCCGGTCCTTCTCTGTTCACGCCCACGACAAGGACTTGGACCCGTACTCTGGGCCTTTTCAGTTTGAACTGGCGGATAATTCCCCAGATACAACGGATAACTGGAAAATCGGGAGAACCAATCCGG ATGATTCTGTTGAGCTGGTAATGCTTAGAAACCTCCCAAAGGGCAACTACTCCGTGCCCCTCAATGTATACGACCGGCAGGGCACTTTGGAGGCGCAGACCCTCCATATCCGCATTTGCTCCTGCCCCGACGGGCAAACGTGCGAGAAGCCGCAGCCGCCACAGTATCTCCTGGGCCCGGGGGCCATTGGCATTATATTTCTGGCTCTGCTGCTCTTCCTGG TTGGATTCTGCTTCTTGTTCTCCGCTTTCTGCATCAACGGAAGAAACAAAGGCCTGGGGCTGAACGAAGAGGGCAATCAGACGCTCATCCAGTACAACGAGGAAGGCGGCGGCTCCATAACCAAG GACACAGCTATACGTACCCTGTCAGGGGCAACACCGAGGGCACAGTATGAATTCTGGCAAGTG GATGGAGTTGCTGGTTCTGCTGCGAAGCAACATGTGCAAAACCCAAGTTGGAATCGG GAAGGCCTCTCCAGCATTCATAGCGCTCAAAGCAACATGTGGAAAAGG AGCCtgggcagccaatcacaggcaGGGAATAGCAGTATCAAGATG AATGGCAAATACCTCCAGTCTGGGTACCTGAAGAGCAAGCCACTGGGCTCCTTCATAGACAGCGTTGGAGAAATGGTGACTCAA AATGGCAAATACCTCCAGTCTGGGTACCTGAAGAGCAAGCCACTGGGCTCCTTCATAGACAGCGTTGGAGAAATGGTGACTCAA CGGCTGCAGGGATTGGATAACTACCCTGAGATCCCAACATACAAGCCCCGCGTTTATGCCTACGAGGGGGAGCTGGAAAGGATCGACTCGCTGGGATCCTTCTCCATCGCAGAGAGTGAGCTCGActgggggtttctggatgatTTGGACCCAAAGTTTGCGAAACTGGAAGAGATTTGCCGACAGCCCCTCTAA